From the Synchiropus splendidus isolate RoL2022-P1 chromosome 3, RoL_Sspl_1.0, whole genome shotgun sequence genome, the window AATACTGGAAAAGCAAAGGAAAAAATGGTGTGCTTCTCTTCTTTCAGCGCTGCTGGGATGTGGCCCTGGGACCCTTGAAGCAGATCCCTATGAACCTCTTTATCATGTACATGTCAGGCAACACCATCTCCATCTTCCCCATCATGATGGTCTGCATGATGGCCTGGAGACCTATACAGGCCCTGATGTCAATGTCTGCCAGTGAGTCCAGACTCTTCACATCAGCTGAGGTGTAACCTCTGACCACGCTAACAAACTGTGTCTTGCTACTCTTCAGCTTTTAAGCTGCTGGAAAGCTCCAGTCAGCAGTGGCTCCAAGGACTGGTGTACTTGGTTGGGAACCTCTTGGGCTCAGCATTAGCCATTTATAAGTGTCAATCGATGGGATTGTTGCCGACACACTCGTCCGATTGGTTGGCTTTCATTGACCCGCCTCAGGTAAGGAATTTTACTTCTCGATGATGATAAATAATCTATCTTGCCTCTGTTACAGACCTTTACTGCTGCAACTTAAAAAAACACCACTCGGAGCTGTGTATTCTTGTCACCTTCTATGCCTTGTTGGCTTATTGTAGCAAAAGTGGTCCAAATGTACTTGCTCCAGCTGAAACGACAACTTGAGTGTTATTATTAAGTCCTTCAGCTCAGTAAACAAGTTTGAGTTCATAATTCCCAGGGTTTGAAACCAGTATCTCCATATTTCAAGCCCTTTCTGGTTCTTAATGGACTGTTTCCATGCTGATGGGGGGACTACTGCCTTTATCTTGGACTACTTTGAGTAGAATTGTCCAGGTGGTTATGAAAATATATGAGCATTCACTcggtattttttgttttctctacaGAGGATGGAGATCATGGGTGGTGGGATGGTTCTGTGAAGTGGAGTGCTCTTTCTTCAGGCTATTTATTTGTCTCAAAACTACCACAAAGGAACTAAAGTCCCTCCCCACTCATCTGTAGCTCTTCTAGTGCAAGCAGATCCAGAATCTACTTCCTGCTGACTGATTGTTTTACATTCACTTTATTACGGTCAcgttcttttttccattttcaataaAAGTTGATCATCTTCCTTGATGTATTCGCTGCTTAGCTCATCTAACACCACATCTAACACCAGTATCCATGTTCACGTGTGGCGGGATTATAGTTCACATCTGATGGATGCCTGAAAATCTTTtatgatgacatgaaatgtTTTAATATTGCAATAAAAATTAAACTTATTATAATGTCTTGTGTCAGTTCTGTACCACATGCACAGTGTAATCCCTACTCCTGAGGCTGGTGTCTCCTTGAGAGTGTGTACTAGATACTCCTTCAGAGTGGGGTTGGTTGGGTGCTACTGGACTATGCAGTTCTGATCATCTTAACAAAATACAGGGAGAAGTGAGAGAGACTGAAGCTCAATGACATTTTCTATTGGAGGATGTGAGGCACAGTTAAAGAAGAATTTCTCCAGTTTGACTAGAATAGTTTcctaaaacaaaatgtttttgcccCCACGTAGAAAAGGGGTTGTTAAAAGATGCAGATGAATTAAAGTCTGTACCGAAGACTGACTCTTTAGTAAAACCTACAGTGACAAAACTCACAAGATGCTGAAGTAGATGACAGTGCGTTTCAAAATGcagtacattttttatttaaaatactttttgatTTGATGGGTAACTTCAGTGAGCAGCAGTTGGGTGTGGCATTCCAGTTATGATGATTCAGCCTTTACTCTCCAACAGATGTTGAGCGTGCACCCAGTCTCACTGAGAGTGCAGCGTTGGTATCAGTGGCTACACCCCTCAGAGAACAAAAGCTGACAGGGTAGAGGGCAAAGCTGAGCCGTGACCAACTAAAGCCTCTTGTCTCTGGTGTTTAAGGTGACCAGAAAGGCTGCGACTCCAAATGTCATTTCTTTATAATACAACATGCTCACCACACTGATTCACAAGCGGTCAACAAATGTGTCATATTTGATGGAAAAGCTGTTTTCTCTCCAACCATGTGCTGTTCTCACCTTCCACTCCAGCAATGGAATGCAACCTGGTGACATTCTCCCATGGGGTTCAAATTTGATTGGATTCTGTGAATTTTGCAATTGGGTTTCAATTGAATTTCAAGTATTTCTGACTGTCTTCAGATAGTGAGCACATATGGAGGATATAAATACTGCCAGAAAAGCACAATGATGTGATGCACATTGAATAATGCGCATGCTGTAAAAATTAACAGAAGCGATCTTTCAAGATCTTCACATCATGTTCTCCGTtcgaagtcatttttttttctgttgatatTTTCCACTTCGCTTAAACCAAACTGCAAAGGTAAAACACATGCGTCCCGTCTCTGACGTCACAAAGCACACGAAACCATCGCACCACTCAAAGTCAACTCGCATGTCTCTCGTTTGGCTCTTTTTTTTACCAGCAGCGTCTTGATTTGTCGCAGATTTCTTCATCAGCTCCTCGGATGATACGAGGACCGGTCCGACTGGCTGCACCCGCCCCTGACGGAGGGCAGCGCGGCTGACAAGCGGCGGCGGAGGGGCGGGGCGGGTGGTGAGCGAACTTACAAGAAGTGGGAGTATCGCTCCGGAGCGTGTTTCACCATGTGGACGAGTGACGCgctgtgaagtgtttttagcCCTCATTTTTcagtccctctctctttctttttttgtacgTCCTAGCTTGTGTTTTCGCTCTTACATTTTAAAGTGGATTTTCAAACACGCGTGCTGTGTTGTGCCTTCTCCCCACGATCGTTATTGGAAATATTGTAACGACTTCCTGTCATCATGGAGCAACTCGACGGTCAGCAGGTGACGCCACCTGAGTATCCCCATCCGTTTGTCCACCAGGTGAAGCTAAGCACGGCGCGGAGGATCAGGGTAAAGctcccactcactcacgccCACATCCATCCACTGCTCACCTGCCTGGTGCCCACTGAATGTCTGACACTTaaccagctgaggtggtctCGCTTGCTCTCAGATGCTCGGTTCTCCATGTCCTTCTGTCTTCACTGCTTGTTCGGGGACTCTGTGGTTTCTCATGAGCAGATTGCACCTTAGTATTTGCCGGCTAATGGTGAACTGCCACTGATCTAATCGTGGCTCAGGGCAATATTTTAATTGACCTTCAAACACTCATGGATTTTTTTATCTTCTAGAGTTCGAACTTCAGGATATACACGAGTGTTTCCCCTGTTTGTTTCTCTTGAGTTGATGTGTGTTACTGAGTGTTTTTTGAGCAGTTGAGCGTCATATCCTGTGTTGATCAAGTGGTCCTCTCAAATGACCAGTTGTCCTCCCAATGTAGTTGGAATCTCTCAGTCAGGTGTGGAGGCCGTGCAAAGATGATACATTTTACTCACCAAGGGCCTGGAACAaaacttgaaaaagaaaagaggaataACAAGAAACGGCTCAGCCCACCACATTAGGGAATAGTCAGCTGGGCTCAGGCAAAAAAAGCCAAGCCTGTGCTGTCAGATAGATGTGCGGTGGGTTCTATCACTGGGGGTAAGCTGTTGGTTCAGGCTCgcagacagaaaatgaaagtgatggaCAGAGCTGTTGCTGTTCATGGCGGTTTCCTATGTAGACGGCCATGGTACTGTCCAGACATGGCTTCTTTCTTGCGAACAGGAGGGCGTGTTTGATGATTCATGCAGTGAAGTCAAGTACATCTGTCGATCTTTTGAAATTACTTGCGCAAATATAGCCCAGCTGAACTTAATGCTTTGTCTTTGTTagaattttgtatttattcatttcagggCAGTCAAACACAGAGAAGGGTCCAAAATCTTAGACACAGTCCATAACTGATGCTCCTTCAAGATGAAATGAGTCTGACATCAGAATCTTTTGGAGTTTTCTGTACATGTGTTTCCAtctgtttactttttttccttAGCTTATACGCTAGCATGATCATAACAGCGTTACACTGCACACTTTCGGGTTGTCACTATACTAAAATTTCTAACTTGATATTGATGCCCAGAAAGATGTCCGATGCTTGATACTGTTTTTGATACTGCAGGgataaaaaaaccaaaaaaaaaaaacaaacagaaaattaTTAACATGAAAGACACAACCTctgaaaattaaacaaaaatagtcaaaaaagaaacaaaaaccagTCCCATTTTCACCTGCAAATATATGTCCAAAACCATTGCTGCTGTCACTGTTCACCATGGTATCAGTAGTGTCTTATTAGTGTCTCATTCGGATGTAGCGTTTGAGTtgagtatcaatattttttgacaacttgaacatgaaatgatcaccaggccttgagtttggcacgTCTTCCATATGTTTTCCATGTGCTAAAGGTTCATGTTTTGCTCTGCAGGGTATCCTCCTGGGCAGCATTCTCTTCCCTCTACGAATCACCATGGCCGCTTTATTGTTCCTGCTGGCGTGGCCCATCGCCCGGCTGCGATTCGCTGGTGTCTCGGCAGAGGAACGCTCACAGCCCGTCAGGGGCTGGAGGAAGTGGGTCTTCCACCCAATTATCTGGCTCCTCAGCAGGGCTGTCTTCACCTCACTGGGATTTTTCTGggtgaaggtcaaaggtcaacgtGCTAACCTGAAAGAGGCGCCGGTACTGGTGGTGGCGCCTCACAGTGGCTTCCTGGACATGATAGTTCTTTTTCCGACCCAGTTGCCCACGGTGGTGTCCCGCTCAGAGAACTGCAGTCTGCCGGTCATTGGAGGTGAGGAAGCTTTGCGTGTTTGTCGTCCAGTGATGGTACCTATTGGGTCCGTTTTGTGAAGTGTGTCCGGGCTGCCGCTGCGTGATGATGGCACCCCTGGCATTGCAATGATTCCATGGCACTTTCTACATTAATATTTGCAAAGAACAATATTGTGAAGCAGGGCGTTTGACAATAACCTGTCTCTTCGACTGACAACCTGCTTGACAGATATGTTGTGTTAGGTGTCATGAGGAGAACCGACCCAACATGAGTGTTCAAGCTGCCACAGCTTCCTGTCTGTTTTTGCACGTCTTGGTTTGTCATTTCTATTTCTGTGTTTCAGCTCTGCTGGAGTTTAACCAGTCTGTGCTGGTGAGCAGGAAGGACCCTGAGTCGAGGAAGATGGCTGTCGCCCAACTCTCTGAGAGGTTGACATCCAATGGCTACTGGCCTCAGGTAAGATTTTTAACTGATTTAGAGCTGGTCATTGTGGCCAACTTTGGCCTCACAAAACATTGCTGGGATTGTGTGACACTACGCAGCACAAGAAACCTCTGCAGACGTTGCTGCACTCGTTCACTACCAGTTGAGACAGTGGTTGGGTCTCTGTGTCCCGTGTTGGAATGTCGAcccgtgtctgtgtgtgttccctGGGTGTTTTACGAAGTGATCAGTGAACATGCTTATTTGCTTTTCATGAATTTAGATGCTGATGTTTCCTGAGGGAACCACAACTAACGGCTGCGCTCTAATCAAGTTTAAGCCTGGTGAGTGAAGAAGCTGTGGCGACCCAAAACATTAACCTTGTTCAAAACACTCGAGTTAGTGCTTGTGTGGAAAAGAGTTCAAATGCAAGTATGTATGCTTTATAGTACAAGTCCGATGTGTAAACTTAAGCACTGCATGTCTTTCTACAGCAGAGCTTCGTtgatatttttgaaatattaaCTTAAGCAAAGTCTATTCATCTTGTGTCAACACGCTTTTATTAAGTGCAAACATTCCAGGGGTATTATGAAGTCTTGTTTTTGGTTCCTGAATGGCCACGCGTTCCTCAAGGGAGTGCTTTTAGAAAACATCAGTGAGGAATGATTGGCATGAGGGAGAAAGGGTGCAGTagctggttgtgtgtgtgtggttctgtGGCGTGTTACAGTCCTCTGACTTGTTGTTCCCTCCTTCAGGTGCCTTCCTTTCCGGAGTCCCTGTCCAGCCAGTTCTGTTGCATTATCCCAACAAGCTGGTGAGTGGCTGTTGCGCTGCATTCGTCTTGACCCTTAAACTGACGACACAAAGAACTCAGTCCAACCATAAGTCTTGTAATGAAATGCTTTGATGCTATACTTGGGTGGACAACCTGCATGCTTCCACCTCACATCAGGTGGTTAAATTCAGATTGTTGTGGTTAGTGTGCACTGCTCCTATAACTTTAGGGCACCTTTGGCGTCACAAAATATTGCTGGAATTATGTGAGAGAGTTGGTTTTGGACAAgtggatttaaaaacaatgtactGACGTATTGTTATCATCCCCCATGTgttaaagaatatttttttaaataaagtttctcAGCACACAAAACCTTTCAAACTACTGGCCAACACTGTGGATTCTCTCTCGGCCTTCCTGTGGACTCTTTACCGTGAGTCACCAGGGctgctgtcatgttttgtagatGGCGTAGTGCATTTCCTCTTTCACCTAAAAACTGGCCCTACAGATAAGGCGAGTCAACTGTGAAACATACTGTTAGACAGGAAACACCTTCATTTGGAAGCGGGTAAGACAAGGTCTGAGAAAAAAGATTTAACCTGAATCTTATCatcttatatatattattatatcatcttatcaatattttcatcagTGAGATTCTGCCGCCGATGATCCAACAGTACATGCTTCTGTGTTAGCAGGCAGACCTTCAGATGAACACGTGTTAAATGTCGATGGCTAATCGGTTACCTTGTAGCAAGACTTTTCCTTTTCACCTGGCTCTACCCTCTGTCTTTACTGAACAAACACGACAGGTGTTTGCTCACTGGTTTTATCAGGGTGTGTTTAAGTGAAGTGAAATGGTTTCTGAATAACTTGTCCAATAAAACCTCACCCACACTGAAAAGGATGGAAGCTTTGTTTAAATCCTTGAAATTCTTTCCGCAGGACACTGTTCGCTGGACGTATAAAGGAACCAGCTGGTGAGACCTTTTTGTAGTACTGTCTAACATGGACCTGGATATCATAACTGTGCACTCGCCATAGTAAATAAATGCACCTCTTCAGTTCATTCTGCTTAATAACAGACGCTTTAAAGTTAATACGTGAAATGGTACTCAACCTGCTGTCTTCCCTTCGCAGGCTCGATGCGCTTTGGCATACAACCTCCCAATTCTACACCAGTGTTACAGTTGAGGTAAAAACCAATTCAACTAACTGATTCCAATTCCATATCTTGTGATATTTGCTCATCCTGCCTTTTGTTCCggattaaaatgttttgttttcgctCGTGAAATTGCTGAATTGAGTCACTCCAATCCTGATCCTCTGTGCGAGCTGAAATATGACTGACATTgagcttgacttttttttcttttttaagtttcTACCTGTTTACAAACCATCCCTGGAGGAAAAGAGCAACCCAAACTTGTATGCGGATAATGTCCAGAAGATTATGGCCAAGTGAGTCATCTGTCTGGATCAAAGGGAccttttcattcttttattgcTTTGGGCTTCACTCACCTCTCTGATCTACAATCACCTGAACGGTTTGGCCCACATTTCAGGGCCCTTGGTGTTCCAGCGACTGACTACGTGATGGAGGGCAGGATGCCTGTGAGGAAGCTCGGAGGCCTTTCACTTCCACTGGAGTCGCCTGCCAGGGAAACACTGGCTGTGTTGCACAGATATGGGTAGGAAGCCTCCGTCCCTGGCTGCGCTCTAATGTGTGCGTCATCATGTTTAACTCCAACACGTGCTCTCCGTCAGCCTCGGAGCAGCAGAGGTGGAAGCTGCTTTAGACCGAATGGTTGAAAGATGTCTGTTGGGGGTCATGGAGTCGAAGGCTGACGTGGAGATGCTCTCTTCGCTTCTGGGACTCAGTGATCGACAGGCGGCCGTCTCCATCTGTGGCCTCTATTCCAAGGTCTGTCACACTAAAGTCTATTTTCAATCTGAttaatgctttaaaaaaagatcCCTTCAATTTATACTTGGTTCTCATCCAGGATGAGGTGGTTGACCTCCGACAGATCTACTTGAATGTTGCCACCATTTCTGGATGTGTGGGCTTCAAAACACTCCTTCACACAGCCTACACTGTAAGTCCTCAGTCATACATCTGGTCTCACTGTGTGAAACACTGTTGAGCTGAATTCAAATGTATCACAAATGTTTTTGCTGATCAGCTGTTTGACAGGGAAGGCAGGGGTGTGCTTGATCACAGTGAACTACCTCACCTCATGGGGGCGCTGCTCGGTGTCCCACAGCATGACACTGCTGAACTTTATGCTGAGGCTTCCCGTGGAGGTCCGCTGACTGAAGGTGAGCATGATTCAAGCCAGAAATGAATGTACTGTAGTAGGAAGAGTGCCCATCTATGTTGAGATGCTGAAGTGTAAAGGATGAAAACTCCAGGCCATATCTGACTCCAGTTCTGAGTAGGAAATGGGCAACAAGTAGATGGTCATAGTCCAGATAAACAGGATTTCTAAAGTGACAACACTGTGTTACGACACTCACGAGTGGCTTGTTTTGACAGAGCGTCTGCTTCAAGTGCTCACCACCCACCCGACCTATCAGAGAGTCGTGAACGAGCACCTGCAGCCTGAGGAGAGAGACTGCCACCTCACCTTGAACACACTGACTGACATGACAACAGTCAACAACAATGGCGACCTGCAGTACGGCAACACAAGCATCCATCACAAGCTTGAATAACAAGTCCATTTTTACTGAAAGCTTCTGGTGTTTGTGGAAAGAAGACATTACTTGACTTTTGATAAGAATTTTCTTTTGATTGtaattaaaatatgtattttttagaAGCAAGTCCCGCTCAGGTTGTCAGTGTCTGTATGTGTATTCAATTCATATTTATGTCCAACCCTCTTCTGTCATaatttttaatgtaaatgtgTGAAGTTATTGTAAATCAAAGTTTATTTTACGTACGCTTTTTCCTTCTTTGTGTACCAGTGGTTTTTATACTGAAGTTGATTAAATGTTGACGTCTGAATTTCTATTGTCCTGCTGGCTTCCTTCCATTTACATATTAGGTGGCTGTTAATGTCTTGCAGCAGGTTCTGTCCACCAACTGGTCAAGATCACGACCAAAAAAACATATTCTGCACattataaaactgaaaatgttgacagaTGGTTGTGTGCATGATGACTGCATTATCGAGTCCTTGATTCATGGCCGCCTTTCTCGAAACCATGGTGTCCATGGTGAGAAACTTTGACGTCTCAAAAGCCGAGGCTTCCCAAGTGATGGTGCCAGTCTGCTGTGTCTGACAGGCGGACTTCATCCCACCCATTTtggaagaaaaatgtttatATACATTGTTAAATAGATTCCAATTATAATCCCCTGAAAGAAATACTATTTTTTTACTAAATGTAGCTGACACTAGACTTATTTCTCTCCTTTACCACGGCAGCAGAAAACAGTCGCCTTCAATTAAATGTACTGCATTACTCCCCGAGCCTGTTAGTAGGTTACACAGATGTGACCAGTCAGACACACATCCGTGGACAGTTTCCAAAAGTCAGATGGCAGCGCGAAGCTCATTACAGCACACCGACATTGGAAAGTCGTGTCTTTTTGAGGTCATCACTATGGgtcttttttatgtgaaaagAATGCTTGTGGTCCAAGAGGCAGAAGGACGCGCGAGTCAGACAGAATTGAACGTCAATTCAAAACCAGTTTATTGTCGACGTTAAGAACTAAATGACATTGTTTGACATCAAACCGTCCCAAGCATCACGATAACTAAAAACAATTGAGCTGTTTGGTTATTCtatagtaaaaacaaaacaaaacttggtTCGTCTAGAACTATTTACATTCCGTTTGACAATATGAAAACATCTCAGACAAGCATTCGTCCTTGATTTGTGCATCTGACccagaaaaagaaatattccAGCCACGGGGTTCTCTTCGCCTTCATAATGACGCTCTCGTCCGAAGACGTCTCCCAGCTGCCATTCTTCGTTCCTCCACTAGAGAACAGGCCTGGGCTGTTGGGTGAGCAGAATTCCAAATCGTTTCTTCACAGTGACCCTGTGCCGGGAGAATTTATCGTCTGGGGAGAAGCGGGCCGGGTGAGCCGAGCTGGTCGGCGTCCCATCTGGACCCATCTTCTGTGACGGCAAAAAACAGAGATCATGCTATTACAACCAACATCACGAGCGCTTGAACTGACATAACTTTAAACTGTCTACTATCAACCAAGTCAAAGCAACTCAATCTAAAGGCACATATAGACCATCAACCAGAAGTAATGTGTGAACCGCATCTGTTTTAAACCAGGTGTCGAGGATAAGTGATCGGTTACTGACTATTCGATGGTTATTTACAGGTTACCTTTAGCGTGTAGACACGATCCCCGTTCTCATTCAAGTAGTACTGCAGGAACATGTTGATACCGAAAACTTTAGAAGTGTCAAATCTGGAAGGCTTTCGTCGTtttcagacaaaaaacaaattcttGCTCGACAACACGTGTGTTCTTCCACCACAGCAACACAAACCGGAAGTGTGGCTCAACGCATGCGTATTCGCGAAGGCACGCTGACAGAAATAAGCCTCGAATGATATCTGCAAGAATTCACAAGCCGCTTCGAGATTTAGAAATTAATGTGGTTTCCACTCCggtggaatatatatatatatatatatatatatatatatatatatatatatatatatatatatatatatatatatatatatattcttcgtGTAATAAAGGACTGCTTTGTGGTAAACAACAATGTACCAAGACATGTAGAACAAAGCCTTATTTTTTGTATGAAAAGATTTAAGAAAGTAAATATTTTCATTAGGTTTATTAACAATATAAAATGTTGCTATTAGCGAGctcacatgaaaacatcataGATCACCAAGGTATAGTTAAAAGGAAAGCAGCGTTTGTGTACCCAGAGATTTGAGCAAATCTGAGCTGCCTTCACTTTGTTATAATTTATTAATCGTTAATTCTTTCTTCCAGCTTCTTCGAGTTTATTgcgtttttatttctttctagTTTTACAATGTGCCACCGCATTTCCGGTTGCAAAAATAGCTGCATAACGTcttggaaaagaaaatgtaatgcAGAAATCAGACGGGAATGTAGGAAAAACATATATTCCCTGACATAGTACTTTTTCAAAATGTCTTCGCCCAAGCATAGGATTATTACttgttatgttttatttaaaaaatgtgacaatTATGTAGATAAACTGAAAACTAAATACGCAACTCTGCAAATTGTAGATTTCTCTTCTTTGTCGGCATGGTTTTTCCAACCATACTCCAACCCAGTAGAGGGCAAAAGGGATACActgagtttgtgtttgtcaaTAATACCCAAGAAGAAAACGTGTCGCACGACGGCGACTGAGATGGGACATTCCCGACAACTGCTCTCGCTTGTTTCTGTTCGGCCGAGTGGACAAAAAAGTGCCGACACAACCTGAGACTGACAGCCGATTCACCCCAGACGCCACAGGAACCAAACAAGCACCTCCGGTGGAACACCGTAGACAGGTGGGTGCCTTTCATTCATGAAGTGCGTGCTGTTTTACAGCCGGTGTTTCCCCCTTCTGTTGGGCACTATAGGCAGATTACGCACAGCATGGCTATGTTAGCTTTAGCTGGAGCCGCCTCGCCTCAGGAATTACTTCTTACATCTTCGTTTGTATTATTTCAACATTTGTCCAGACGCTTGTATTCAGCTGTTTGAAGCGGCTTATTTTGACAGCttaaggcatttttttctctccgcCCATTGAATTTTAACGAACTGCGCGCCGGTCTGATTTAAACCGGTTTGAAGTGACCGCAGCTTCAGACTGATGCCGCATTGCTTTTGTCACAGTCGCCGTGTCTTTAATCGATCAGCTTTTAGGAAATTACAGATGGCGTTTATGGCCTTTGAAAGAACATTTTATCCCACGTACGAGCCAAGTTGTTATCTATGATTTAACACTAAATCCATTAATCCGCTCTCTGTATGGCCACTTTAGGTGATGCTGTTTAATTTATAAAACGCCACAACGAGCACAGTGTTACACTTGAGGAAACTGTAGCTGATTATTTACCTGAGGTTTTAgttgatttctgtttttttaatgattcataACGCCATTATGTGTACTGTGAGGAGGGcacaaactgaaaatgaataaatacattatcaAAACTGCCCACTCTTATTGTTAATGATTAACTATTGATGTAACTTCAGCATCAATGGAGGAAATTATCTTGGTTAGACAATGAATGTTGTCTGTGTATAACACTGGAGAAAGCATGCCACGtatcattataataatatagtaatataatGAGATAAGATAACAGGGTTGATTGTCTCGCAAGGAATTCAGCGGTTTGAGGTTTATACTGCCAAAGTTGGTGGCTGAAAAAGACACCCATGCTTTTCTAAGAGGGAGTAACCCGTCACTAACAAAGTGTTAATATGAGGAAATGGGTAAAAATAATCACAGGAAACGATTCAGCGGTGGCTCTCCACCACTGGAACGGTGTTATTTGCTGAGCCAAGCTACGTGACTCCACGCTGTAAAGCGATTaaagtcaaatgttttgatGAAGACAACATGGAACATGTTTGAGACAAAGAGCTTAGCTTtgtcccttttgtttttttatatttcagaattttCAGCTCAATTACAGAGAGGACAGGTTTGTCAGTTT encodes:
- the emc4 gene encoding ER membrane protein complex subunit 4; translated protein: MASPGGQGGALSTRGGCGSRRMKWALELSMSSTRSRSDRQGGQGDVVYPIGYSEKPVPDTSIQETDKNLVEKRCWDVALGPLKQIPMNLFIMYMSGNTISIFPIMMVCMMAWRPIQALMSMSATFKLLESSSQQWLQGLVYLVGNLLGSALAIYKCQSMGLLPTHSSDWLAFIDPPQRMEIMGGGMVL
- the lpcat4 gene encoding lysophospholipid acyltransferase LPCAT4, with the protein product MEQLDGQQVTPPEYPHPFVHQVKLSTARRIRGILLGSILFPLRITMAALLFLLAWPIARLRFAGVSAEERSQPVRGWRKWVFHPIIWLLSRAVFTSLGFFWVKVKGQRANLKEAPVLVVAPHSGFLDMIVLFPTQLPTVVSRSENCSLPVIGALLEFNQSVLVSRKDPESRKMAVAQLSERLTSNGYWPQMLMFPEGTTTNGCALIKFKPGAFLSGVPVQPVLLHYPNKLDTVRWTYKGTSWLDALWHTTSQFYTSVTVEFLPVYKPSLEEKSNPNLYADNVQKIMAKALGVPATDYVMEGRMPVRKLGGLSLPLESPARETLAVLHRYGLGAAEVEAALDRMVERCLLGVMESKADVEMLSSLLGLSDRQAAVSICGLYSKDEVVDLRQIYLNVATISGCVGFKTLLHTAYTLFDREGRGVLDHSELPHLMGALLGVPQHDTAELYAEASRGGPLTEERLLQVLTTHPTYQRVVNEHLQPEERDCHLTLNTLTDMTTVNNNGDLQYGNTSIHHKLE
- the nop10 gene encoding H/ACA ribonucleoprotein complex subunit 3, with product MFLQYYLNENGDRVYTLKKMGPDGTPTSSAHPARFSPDDKFSRHRVTVKKRFGILLTQQPRPVL